TCCAGTGCGGGGCGCTGATCAGTGGGCGAAGTGCCGGGTACCGGTGAAGTACATCGTGATCCCGGCGGCCTCCGCCGCGGCGACGACCTCCTCGTCACGCACCGACCCTCCGGGCGCCACGACCGCGGAGACCCCGGCGTCGAGGAGGACCTGCAGGCCGTCCGCGAAGGGGAAGAACGCGTCGGAGGCCGCCACGGCCCCCTTCGCCCGCTCCGCGCCCGCGCGACCGACCGCGAGGTGGCAGGAGTCGACCCGGTTGACCTGGCCCATGCCGATGCCGACCGAGCCCTTGTCCTTGGCCAGCAGGATCGCGTTGGACTTCGTCGCGCGCACTGCGCGCCACGCGAAGGCGAGGTCCGCGAGGGTCGCCTCGTCCGCGGCCGGGCCCGTGACACGGGTCCAGGCCTCGGGGGCGTCACCGTGCCCCTGGGTCGGCTTCTCGTCGTCCTTCGCCCCGACGACCGCATCGATCGCGTCACGGTCCTGGACGAGCAGGCCACCGGAGACGGGACGCATCTCGACGCCACCGGGTGTCGGCGTGGCGACCTTGAGCAGGCGCCGGTTCTTCTTCTCCCTCAGGATCGTCAACGCGTCGGCGTCGAAGTCCGGCGCGAGGACGACCTCCGAGAAGGTGTCGTTCAGGGCGGTGGCCATGGCCGCGGTGACCGGGCGGTTGCTCGCGACGATGCCGCCGTAGGCCGAGACCGGGTCACACGCGTGGGCGCGCTCGTACGCGGCCTCGATGGTCTCCCCCACCGCGATGCCGCACGGGTTGGCGTGCTTGATGATCGCGACGGTCGGCAGGCCGGCGTGGTCGTGCGCGGCACGCAGGGCGGCGTCGGCGTCGACGTAGTTGTTGTAGGACATCTCCTTGCCGTGCAGCTGCTCGGCCTGCGCGAGCCCCTCGACGCCGTCGGCGACGTACAGGGCCGCACCCTGGTGCGGGTTCTCGCCGTAGCGCAGCCCGGACTTCTTCGCCCAGGTCCCGCCGAGCCATCCGGGGAAGCGGGTCTCGTCGCTCGGGCTGACGACCGAGCCCAGCCAGGAGGCGACCGCCACGTCGTAGGTCGCGGTGTGGATGAAGGCCTCGGTGGCGAGCCGCTCGCGCTGGGCCGGGGTGAAACCGCCGCCGCGCACCGACTCGAGGACCTCGCCGTAGCTGGTCGGGTCGGTGACGATCGCGACGGACGCGTGGTTCTTCGCGGCTGCACGCACCATCGTCGGGCCGCCGATGTCGATCTTCTCGATGCAGTCCTGCACGCCGGCCCCGGAGGCGACGGTGTCGGCGAAGGGGTAGAGGTTGACCACGACGAGGTCGAAGGGGGCGACCTCCAGCTCCTCGAGCTGACGCACGTGGTCGGGCAGACGGGTGTCGGCGAGGATGCCGGCGTGGACGCGCGGGTGCAGCGTCTTCACCCGCCCGTCGAGGCACTCGGGGAAGCCGGTGAGGTCCTCCACCTTGGTCACGGGCAGGCCGAGCTCATCGATCGCGGCGGCCGAACCACCGGTGGAGACGAGCTCGACGCCCGCGTCGGCGAGACCCCGGACGAGGTCCTCCAGACCGGTCTTGTCGAAGACGGAGACGAGGGCGCGGCGGACGGGACGGCGATCGGACACGGATGCTCCTGGTGGGTCGGCTTCGCGGTGGGCGCACCCAGGCGGGCGATGCACCCCGACTTCCACTCCCCGGTGGTGATCCACCTTCGCCAGTCGTGTGGGGCCACTCTACGGCGGCGCGGTCGGGGCCAGCCAATCAGCCGACGAGGCAGCGACGCCCCTCGACCCGCCAGCCACCCGTGGCCATGCGCGTGACGACGTCGACGAGCATGGTGCGCTCGACGACCTTGATCCGCTCGTGGAGCGTCTCCTCGGTGTCCTCGTCGGTGATCTCGACGACGCGCTGCTCGATGATCGGCCCCGTGTCGACCCCCGCGTCGACAAGGTGAGCGGTCGAGCCGGTGACGCGCACCCCGTGGGCGAGGGCGTCACGCACACCGTGCGCACCGGGGAAGGAGGGCAGCAGCGCCGGGTGGGTGTTGAGGAAGGTGGCGCACGAGAGCGTGGCCGGGCCCAGGATCTTCATGAACCCCGCGGTGACGACGAGGTCCGGGGCGTACTCGCGCACCCGCTCGGCCAGGGCGGCGTCCCAGGTGGCCCGGTCGGGGTGGGCGGAGACGGCTTCGACGAAGGTCGGGAGACCCGCCGACTCGGCCCGCTCGAGGCCGGTGCACCCCGGCCGGTCGGCACCGACGGCGACGACCTCCGCGGGGAACGTGCCGGTCGCCTGCGCGTCCAGGAGGGCCTGCAGCAGGGAGCCGGATCCGGAGACGAGGACGAGGAGACGAAGGG
Above is a window of Janibacter cremeus DNA encoding:
- the purH gene encoding bifunctional phosphoribosylaminoimidazolecarboxamide formyltransferase/IMP cyclohydrolase; protein product: MSDRRPVRRALVSVFDKTGLEDLVRGLADAGVELVSTGGSAAAIDELGLPVTKVEDLTGFPECLDGRVKTLHPRVHAGILADTRLPDHVRQLEELEVAPFDLVVVNLYPFADTVASGAGVQDCIEKIDIGGPTMVRAAAKNHASVAIVTDPTSYGEVLESVRGGGFTPAQRERLATEAFIHTATYDVAVASWLGSVVSPSDETRFPGWLGGTWAKKSGLRYGENPHQGAALYVADGVEGLAQAEQLHGKEMSYNNYVDADAALRAAHDHAGLPTVAIIKHANPCGIAVGETIEAAYERAHACDPVSAYGGIVASNRPVTAAMATALNDTFSEVVLAPDFDADALTILREKKNRRLLKVATPTPGGVEMRPVSGGLLVQDRDAIDAVVGAKDDEKPTQGHGDAPEAWTRVTGPAADEATLADLAFAWRAVRATKSNAILLAKDKGSVGIGMGQVNRVDSCHLAVGRAGAERAKGAVAASDAFFPFADGLQVLLDAGVSAVVAPGGSVRDEEVVAAAEAAGITMYFTGTRHFAH
- the purN gene encoding phosphoribosylglycinamide formyltransferase, with the protein product MRGPLRLLVLVSGSGSLLQALLDAQATGTFPAEVVAVGADRPGCTGLERAESAGLPTFVEAVSAHPDRATWDAALAERVREYAPDLVVTAGFMKILGPATLSCATFLNTHPALLPSFPGAHGVRDALAHGVRVTGSTAHLVDAGVDTGPIIEQRVVEITDEDTEETLHERIKVVERTMLVDVVTRMATGGWRVEGRRCLVG